Below is a window of bacterium DNA.
TCTTACCTCACGGACACAGTTGCAAATGATAAGCGCCTTCCCGCAGATTGATCAAGCTGACAGGCTCCGTTTCCGCCTGAACCAATTATTTGGTGATGGGTATGCTCTCACGGCTGAATTTGGCCCATTAACCCCATTCCAGAGTAGTAGAAATGTCAAAACCGAACGGGGAATGCGGTTTATGCTCCGCAAGCAATGGATAATTAATACTCCAACTCGCGGCGCTCGAATTAAGGGAAGAGTGGTCGATTTGCTTGGCCGTCCATTTGCCGGAGCTATCGTTCGACTCAATGGATATCGTGTTGCAACCGATGATAAAGGATGGTATACCTGCGACAGTCTTCCTTCCGGGCCATATCATATAAGCCTTGATGAGGGCAGTTTGCCTGCGGATTATCGTGTGGGTGAAGGATCGCAGAAAATGGAGTTGGCTTACAACACGCGAACTCAACTCGATTTTCATGTTGTACCCTTGAATACCATTTCAGGACAGGTTTTCTGTGATACAAAAACCAAGGATAAATCGAGTCCAGCCCAAAGCATGGCGGGACTCGTCATTCGCCTTGGGGATTTAGTCACAACAACAAACGAGGACGGCTCTTTCGGCTTTTATAATGTTGAGCCTGGCCAGCATATAGTTAAACTCGATAAAGAGTATTTGCCGAAGCAGTTGATGGCCGCGTCTCCGACTGATGTTACCGTGGAAGTCTTGGCCGACAAGCCGGCGACTGGAATTAACTTCCGCTTGTCTTTGCTTGAAAAGCGCATCGTCTTCCAGGAGATTAAGTAGATGAGAACGCAAAGGATGAAAGGTAAACGGCTAACGAAGCTGCTAGCGATCTTCGCTGTGGCAGCCTTTACCATATCCGGCGCATTTGCGGTTGAAACAGTGGATCTCACCGTTCCTGGGTTTGTTACTTTCTATGTCTGGGATGTCAACTCGTTGACAATCGGCAGTCCTGACCCTTGTGTGCTAAGCTTTGAGAATGCAAGTCTAACTTCAGGTAATGCGCTTCGGATTAGTGTGACGGCCGAGAGCGCTGATTTCACTCCCCCCAGCGGCACAGCTATTCCCGCCTCCAAAGTCTACTGGACAACAAGCAACGCTGCAGGAGGCAATGGCTCAAACGGAACTTTGAGTGATACTTTATATACTCAAATTTTCCAAAGCATTGCCGATCCAACTACCGGAAGCCTTGATATCACCTTCAAGCTATCTGCTCCAGGCGCTAGCATCCGTGCCGGCAATCACACCCTCACCATGCGCTGGAAAGCCGAATCAATTACCCCTTAATCCGTCTTACTTAGCTGCAGATTTCGGTTTTGACAGCAATGCGTCTATCGAGAAGCTGCCTGGGCTAGTGAAGAATATCGCCAGGTTCACAACTAAGTAGAGCGCAGCAAGCTCCCATCCTTTAGTGAAGCTTTGGTGCAAGTGTACTTTGATGATAGCTACAAGCATCTCGATAACCACGGCGATATTCACCAAAGGCGTTAGGAGCCCGATCACAAGCAGCCCCCCGCCTATAAACTCTGTCCCAGCAGCGAGGGCGGCAAGTGGCATTGGAAGCCCTGCCATAGCAGCAAAGCTGCCAATATCTATGATTTTCGGATACCCATGAACCATGAAGCCCAACCCGAACATTAACCTAAGTAAGAAAAGCCCAAATGCTACTCGTCCTCCAGGGTAATTTGGATATAACCAACGAAACATCCTGTTTCACCTCTATTTGTTAGTAATAATATAATCTACGAAGTTGAGCAACTGTTTGTTTCCTTGTCGCTTTCAGCTTAGATGGGCGCAGAAACTCATAGGGAAAAATAATTGAAAGCCTGCACTGTTTGAAGCTTTCGTTTTGGGGAAATCAAAACACCTTTTAGAGGTATCATTCAATTTCGCAGGAGTGGCAACTCTTAGGAAGAATGCGGTCGGATAAGCCTGAAGTGATTGCCCTCCCCACTTTTTGGACGAGGGAATAGAAGAGGAGTATTTAATGAGAGCGAATGAAGTTAGAGAGCTATTTCGAAAGTCACAGACTTGGGTTAATTGGGATAAGACCTGGGATCAGTTCATTTATGGTAGTCCTGATACGGAAGTAAAAGGCATCGCTTGTGCATGGAACCCAACCAATGCGGCGTTGAAAGAGGCGGCTGCGAAAGGGTTGAACTTATTTATCACCCATGAACCTACCTTTTATGATGGTTTTCAAGGCAATCCCAGCGCCGAACGTATGATAATAGAAAAGAAAAAGCTGCTCGATGAACTTGGCTTAACCGTCCTGCGTTGTCATGATGTTTGGGACCGAATACCGGGTGGCATCTGCGATTCGTGGGCAGACTGGTTTGGGCATCCTGTCGAACCACGCCCTGTTGAAGAAGTCTACAAAATTTGTCTGGTCGGCGATCAGAACTTTGGAGAATTAGCCAAATTCGTGGCTGAAAAGGTCAAACCCCTCGGTCAAAATACGGTCCTCACTTTGGGCGATTTCAACAAGCGAGTCAGCCGCATGGCAGTAGGCACCGGCGCCGGTAGCTGGTTACCTCACATGTATGAGCTCAAGCCTGATGTGTGCATCGTCACGGATGACGGCTACAACTCCTGGGATGGCGGTTTATGGGCAGTTGATCTCGATTTCCCTGTCATTATGGTCAACCACTGCACCTCTGAAAAGCCCGGCATGATGGCTATGCCCGGATGGCTAAAAGAAAGATTTCCCTCTATCCCAATTGAATACGTCGATGTCCATATAGCTTTGCAAGCATTATAAAGATCACGTTTTTTTTCGCTGGATTAATCAAAATATTATTTAGCATAGCGACATAAATCCAGTATAATGTAATTAGTGAATCCTCCAATTCAGAAAAAGGTATAACCGAATCTGATAGGTAAGCATGGGTACAGGAGGGTGGATTGATGCAAGAAAATCTTGAAAGCTACTTAAATGCAGCTCGTCGTGGTAGTGATTGGCTGGTTGATCATCAAGGACCGGATGGCCTTATCACATCTATGGAAGCCTGCTATAAGAGCGCTTATGCTCTGGCTGTCAGCGGGCGATTTGTTGAGGCTAATCTTCTCGTCAGTTATATTAAAAACAACGCGCTGATGCCGAATGGCGATTTCGGCAATCAGATGTGGCGAATATATAAAAACGCCTGGATTGTGCAGGGCGCGCATCGTATTGGCAGATTTGATGTCTCTATGCCTGGGATGAGCTATATTCTAAATGCTCAAGCTCCATGCGGCGGTTTTTGCGGCACTGATGACACCAATCAAATGGTCGAATGTGTTTACACTGCCTGGTCGGGTCTTGCAGCGGTCTATCTGGGGCAAATGGACGTGGCGAAAAAAGCCGGCGACTGCTTCCTCGAGATGCTTAAACAGCAACCGGATAAGATGAAGCTCTATTTCAACATGTCCCCTGACGGGAAGCTTT
It encodes the following:
- a CDS encoding DoxX family protein, coding for MFRWLYPNYPGGRVAFGLFLLRLMFGLGFMVHGYPKIIDIGSFAAMAGLPMPLAALAAGTEFIGGGLLVIGLLTPLVNIAVVIEMLVAIIKVHLHQSFTKGWELAALYLVVNLAIFFTSPGSFSIDALLSKPKSAAK
- a CDS encoding Nif3-like dinuclear metal center hexameric protein, with protein sequence MRANEVRELFRKSQTWVNWDKTWDQFIYGSPDTEVKGIACAWNPTNAALKEAAAKGLNLFITHEPTFYDGFQGNPSAERMIIEKKKLLDELGLTVLRCHDVWDRIPGGICDSWADWFGHPVEPRPVEEVYKICLVGDQNFGELAKFVAEKVKPLGQNTVLTLGDFNKRVSRMAVGTGAGSWLPHMYELKPDVCIVTDDGYNSWDGGLWAVDLDFPVIMVNHCTSEKPGMMAMPGWLKERFPSIPIEYVDVHIALQAL